The DNA sequence CTGGgttctgaaacacacaaacacacacagttataagGACATTAGCTCACATGCAATgcagtgtgtgttacctgtgtgtgttactgtgtgtgttactgtgtgtgttactgcgtgtgttactgtgtgtgttactgtgtgtgttactgtgtgtgtacctgcagcaGCCAGTAGCATCGTCTGTGGAATGTCGGTACGATGGAGGAATGGACGTAGCAGCCGTACAGGCACTGAGACAACACACAGCTGttagcatcagttagcatcATTGACACTAATAACAGATCTGAGCAGCTCAATACTTCTCAAACTTCCATCACAACTGTTTCATTACAGCTACGACTCCCCCTTCAGGTGAACCCCTTGAACTGCACTGTTTTGTGAACGTTAGAATAAGAGTTTTAGTTTAATCACGTTTCCTCTCGTTTTCTTTAACTGAAGTTTGTGGTTGATGAGAAGTCGACAGGCgatcagaataaaaacaaaccatcaaAGTTTCACTTCTTGCACTTTCCTGATCAATATATTGGTTCTGAATCTGATCAAAGAGCCACGTGTTTCATATCTTCACTGCAGCTGTTCCTttcattctaatattcatattcattctTAGATGAAACCAATTCGTTTCTGACTAAAACACAAATGAACTGGATTATAATTCAATCAACCAATATTAATGTCAGGCAGTCAGTCATCAGTAGTGACAGGAGTGTTCTGCAGGAGGCGCTGTGGGCTGCATACCTCCATGCCCTGGACCTTCAGCTTCATGTGGTCCTCTCTTGTCGTCTTCCCATCCTTCCTTTTCTTCCAGCAGTATCCATCCTTCCTGTACTTCACCTTCTTCCTGTTGTACAGGATGATGCTGCCGTTCTTCGGCCTGAAACAAAGACCAGAGAAGCTGTTTTTACTTCCTgtaaacaaccaaaacaacaacagcgaTCGGACCTAGTGGACAGGAAGTGCGATCACGAGATGCATGTGGGGCCACACGttaacaccaggtgtgaacggcGCCGGTGACGCTGTGGGTCGTACCTGGTTCTCAGGCTGCAGGAGAGCCACTCGTCATGTCTGTCAAATGTAATCAGGTAAGAAGCGAtctcctgcagagacaaagagacaaagagacagagagacaaagagacaaagcaaACAGAGTGAAGATCTTTACAGTAGcgtttcacacacattcatacagcgcaTCCATGTTCAGCACGTTCTCGACACACAGCCAAGGACACCTTGGCATGCAGAGAGGAGacggggatgtgtgtgtgtgtgtgtgtgtgtacaactaGGGTTAGGGAAGTGAATAAATGACCAACATGGTTCCTCTTGTCGTTTTATTTGGACACTTCCTGTTCATGTAGTAAGAACGCTCACCTCGTTAGTGTTCCAGCGCAGACGCTCGTTAGGCAGCGAGGACGAGCGAGGGAGACACTCGAGCAGCTTGTTGGGAAGAAACACTTTCCTCTGCACTTTattctctgcacacacacacacacacacacacacacacaacatcatgtTTCATCTTCAGCATCTGTCACATTGAAGCTGACTCCAGACTTCTGCACATCCTCGTCTGTGTCGTCTGCTCATGTGTTCAACGTGATCAGTGAAGTCCTCAGTGAAATGAACTGTAGGCGTTCAGTATCTGTGACATCATCCACACCACCtagttaccatggcaacagtaATGGGGCTCCCGACACTCAGAGGGTGAGACTGACCTGTCTCCGTGGAAACCATGTCCTCGTTGCTCATGGTGACGAGTCCATGCGGGATGATTCTCACACAACGCACGGCCGCCAGCTCTcccctgctgcacacacacacacacacacacacacaacacaacaacacacaaactgatcagagggaaacaacaacacactccTCCACTAGATCCCTGTTGTctactttaaatgtgtgtgaagaCTTTTACATGAAAACAGACACTGAACTACTAGTTTGGTCTGTTTTAAACATGAcgtcaaatcaatcaatcaatcagactttatctgtaaagcacttttcataccccccccccccccccccccccagtccttATTATGTCTGTTTCCATCTTCCACTCGTCTTTCTCCCGGAGGCCCAGCTCAGGCCTCGGACTCGCCTGACTGTAGCGTCCGCCTCCCGGAGCCTGTCAACCGGGCTCTGGAGCTCAGCCCTCCCGCCCCGCTGATGCTACCGTGAGGCCGCTTCTCCTGGAGCCTTTCCCCGGACATTAGCTTCCAGCAGCCGGGCTCCGTGTGAGACGACACCGGGCCACCGAGACACATCCACCCGGGGAAACACGGATGTTTGCTGGGTTCGCTACTCAGCTAGCCGGTAGCCGTTAGCCGCCGAGGCTAGCTCCGgctaaccagctgctggagctcCGGGTTGAACCGGGCCAACCCGGGTCAGTGTGACGGGCCTGAGCCCCGGACACACACCCAACAATAACCCGGGTTAATCAGCCTCAGCCCGGAGCGGACAGGAAGTTTACACCAGAGTTAAAGCTCCTTTACCTTCCGCCTTCAGCACCGCCGCCATCTTCTCTGGCTCTGACGTCACTGTGTGGCTACAGTGGTGGGGGGTatcgacacacacaaacacacagataaaacCCAAGATTTAATGTTTGAATAAAGTTACAGATTGAATCTTTATTAtctaaataaaaacctgaatgtTTTCATTGATTTGAAATCAGTGataaaaagggttagggttgtcccatagagggttagggtttgtcccatagagggttagggtttgtcccatagagggttagggtttgtcCCATAGAGGGTTTGTCCCatagagggttagggttgtcCCATAGAGGGTTTGTCCCatagagggttagggttgtcccatagagggttagggttgtcccatagagggttagggtttgtcccatagagggttagggtttgtcCCATAGAGGGTTTGTCCCatagagggttagggttgtcCCATAGAGGGTTTGTCCCatagagggttagggttagagttgtCCCATAGatggttggggttagggttgtcCCCTagaggggttagggttgggttgTCCCCtagaggggttagggttagggttgtccCATagagggttggggttagggtttcCCATAGAGCGGTTGTCCCCTagaggggttagggttgggttgTCCCCtagaggggttagggttagggttgtccCATagagggttggggttagggtttcCCATAGAGCGGTTGTCCCCTagaggggttagggttgggttgTCCCCtagaggggttagggttagggttgtccCATAGAGGGGTTAGGGTTGTCCCATagagggttggggttagggttgtcCCATAGAGGGGTTGTCCCCTagaggggttagggttgggttgTCCCCTAGAGGGGTTAGGGTTGTCCCATaaagggttggggttagggttgtcCCATAGAGGGGTTGTCCCCTAGAGGGGTTAGGGTTGTCCCATagagggttggggttagggttgtcCCAtagaggggttagggttagggttgtccCATagagggttggggttagggttgtcCCATagagggttggggttagggttgtcCCATAGAGGGGTTGTCCCTGTGAAGACAAACAAGGAGACGAGAGACGTTTAGAGAAAATATCTGAGGTTTATTTCGTATAAAAGTGGAGCAGGtggtccagcagggggcgctgggCTGTGTCGCCAGGTGGAAGAAGCTGCTTCTATCAGCTGTTAATTATTTACAAACAGACTCAGGAGTTTCTTTCCTTCCTGATTCAAAAGGAGCAAACAGCTGATTCTTCAGTtcagctgcttttctctttAAACCTGTGAATGTGATTCGTGTTCGGACTTCCTGTTCTGCAGATGTCACTTAAATCAGATAAATCCCTGAACTCATCGTGAGAAGCTGAACAGATAAACGTGGTTTCAGTCCAACTCGTCGTGACGCGCACACAGACTAACACCAGTTATCCCTGATCCGAGCCGTACGCCCGATTCTCAGGCTTTTAATATGAAATCTTTACAGAAGTGAAGTTAAAGTCGTCTCACTGATCCTGTGTTGTCTGATTGGTCAGAATAAAAGTCTGGATCCTGTTCCCATGGTTACCTGGAGCTCAGGCATCCAGgtctgatttaaaaacattgtcCACAGCTCGGATACATCttgtcaaacacaaaacacttcctgctggtttttcacattaaaagcctcCAAGTAGAGAGCAGTGCTGAGATCATGTGACTTTTGCAGGACGGACAGATCGGAGCTGTGCACGTGACTGACGGTGGAAAGATGTCACATGACCTGACATCAGGTCACGTGACTGTTAAGAATCAGCGGCTTGTTCCTTTAAATCAGAGATActcagctcagcctccgtcagctgacTTCagcaaccaatcaaccaattcATAAACAATATCTGATCAGCTTTTTACACAGAGAAGTAcaaaataagagagagagagagagatgggtttactgtgggaagaaaaaaagatcagctttaaaaaaaaactccacaggaacgtgtgtgtgtttgtttgtttgtgtgtgtgtttgtgtgtctgtcgtcaTGACGGTGACgtgtccccctcctcttccatgTGACGGCTCGGCTCCGGGGTCAAGGGTCATCACATGCCCTGCCTGATGCTTTGGATGATCTGAAAAATGGCTgcgaataaaataagaataaagttaatttaattcaaagttttaaaACAACGAGATTTCAATAAATCAGCAGATTTttgattttaaagaaataaattgtCAGTGATTCCTTAGAAGTCGATGACAAAGTGAGTTTTTTGACCctttgataaataaaaagacaaatgtaaagaattttaattaggaaaataaacatgattatttaaCAGAAACATAAATGTTCATCTTTGCTggtttgtttattctgtgaaaaaaaatatttttcttcaggatgaaaatataaatgtaaaactgaCAAAGCAGAAGTTTGATTCCTTCTTTTTCTACGTGTGAACGTTTGGATTTATCGTCTGATTCATGAACAGCTGCAGGTGAAACTCACCGGATCCACAAACCACGAAGACGAAGAGGGCGAGAAGCCACGGACCCACCGGAGACTTGTCATCATTTACCGGCCgctgaaacacaacaacacaacaacacaaacagctcaACAGCTGGAATCATCCCACAACAGAGCAGCTGGTTTGATTCTTCCATCGGCTGCTAATGCTCCGTTAAAGTgaagtttgatttgaaatgaaaaacacatctgtaaaaCGCAGTCCTGGGAGGAGGAGCTAAAACACACGTGACACACCAATTAGCTGATGTTTGTCTGACGACGAAGACCATGGTCATGGGTCATGTGAAGCAGCGTGTCTGAGGACATGTGGGGACGGGAGAGGACAGGACGTGTCCGATTGGTCAATGACGTTGTGGTTTAGACTCAGTCTCAACTTAGAGATTTCCAGAACTGTCGACTCTACAAAAACATTGGTCCTAAGAGTGTCAACACGGTTTGAAACACTAGGTGGCGTGATGGGCagtgtttttgtaaatgtgacacgcacacacacacacacacacacacacacacacgatagcTCCCTGCTAGCCACTGCACGTGAGTGAGTTTGATCAAACTGTCTGAAGTTCATTGAAGAGTTAATTCATTGAACTGAAGTTAATTaattgaaaatatgaatataaattaaatattacaccctaagtttttaaataatatgtCTGGAGTCTGTTGCTTCAGAGAAACGTTCAATCAGGTTAAAGTTTCAGATGTGTTCAAGGAGTCTGGCTCTTTTTTTAACACACATGtaatatgatatattatatcatattatattatgtattacattatatcatatcatattgtaTAATaccatattatattatattttatcatattatattatattatatcatattttattacattatatcatattacattatattataacatattatataattaaatgatatgatatgatattatACCATATTACATtataacatattatattatatcatattatagtacattataatatattatattacattatatcaaattatattatatcatattatatcatattacattatattatagcatattattaatattatatcattaaattatatgatatgatattatACCATATTACATTATAACATATTATAATATATCACATCATATTATAGTACattataatatattacattacattatatcatatcatatcatatcatattatatcatatgatATCGTATTAAATGATATGACACGGAGCAGGCTCCAGAGCCAGCAGGCTAGCTGTTAGCCGTTAGCCTGGTTCTCAGTACCGTGGTCTTCTGGACGTGTCCCCGCTGTGTGATCGTCTTGCTGTGCCGCTCGTTCGCCACCTTCATCCGCTGCACGGCCGACATGCTGCCTGGAGGAGTTCCGGTCTGAGTTCCGGTCGGTGCGGAGCAGGAGGACGGAGAGTACCGCAGGACACCGGGAGCAGGAGGCGGGGAGGGGGCGCAGGCGAGGCCGGTACCGGGGAGCGTGTCCCGCTGCAGGTTCGTGATGCTAACTgttagctagctgctagctgatACCCCCGTCACGTGACGTGGGACAGTCCctctgccgccatctagtggaGGAAACGTCTCCTCATTATGTCCCttttaattctgttttaatGATTTCATTGATTCAAACTGtgggaaataaataatgataaacaTGTAGAGGTGTGGTCTAATTCCTGAAGAGCTTTGATTCTGTTGATCTATCGaatcctgtctgtctgtctgtctgtgtgtgtgtgtgtgtgtgtgtgtgtgtgtgtgtgtgtgtgtgtgtgtgtgtgtgtgtgtgtgtgtgtgtgtgtgtctgtctgtctgtctgtctgtctgtctgtctgtctgtctgtctgtctgtctgtctgtctgtctgtgtgtgtgtgtgtgtgtgtgtgtgtgtgtgtgtgtgtgtgtgtgtgtgtctgtctgtctgtctgtctgtctgtctgtctgtctgtctgtctgtctgtctgtctgtctgtctgtgtgtgtgtgtgtgtgtgtgtgtgtgtgtgtgtgtgtgtgtgtgtgtgtgtgtgtgtgtgtgtgtgtgtgtgtgtgtgtgtgtgtgtgtgtgtgtgtgtgtgtgtgtgtgtgtgtgtgtgtgtgtgtgtgtgtgtgtgtgtgtgtgtgtgtgtgtgtgtgtgtgtgtgtgtgtgtgtgtgtctgtctgtctgtctgtctgtctgtctgtctgtctgtctgtctgtctgtctgtctgtctgtctgtctgtctgtctgtctgtctgtctgtctgtctgtctgtctgtctgtctgtctgtctgtctgtctgtctgtctgtctgtctgtctgtctgtctgtctgtctgtctgtctgtctgtctgtctgtctgtctgtctgtctgtctgtctgtctgtctgtctgtctgtctgtctgtctgtctgtctgtctgtctgtctgtctgtctgtctgtctgtctgtctgtctgtctgtctgtctgtctgtctgtctccccccccacacacacacacagggtgatacaaaataaacaacgAGGAGTCAAGTggagtttttgttttatttcctgcagttgtccacacacacatacacactcacacacatacacacacacacacacacactcacacacacacacacacacacacacacacactgcatggtCGTGCTGCTGGCTGTGTTGTAgccaggggtcaggggtcaggggtcaccaGCTGACGACCTGTGTCTACGTCTCTTTTATTAGTAAAGTTCCAACATGGAGTCTCCGacctgaaggtcagaggtcacgtaGGGTCGGTTCAGGGTCAGTTCAGGGTTACCgtggttaccatggtaactGGCGCTACGTTAACCTGAGGTCAGTGTCCTGTGGGATCAGGGTTACAGgtgtcaccatggtaacatcaCTGTCTCTAACAGCCAAGTCCACTGACGGAGCCGATGCGGTCGATCTTCATCCCGAagcatcctcttcctcccaccatcGACTTCCGGCTCCGCCTCCTCATTTTGGCCTGTCGCTGCAGGAAATCGAGGAAGAACCGAGGAACCGCTTCCTGTTTGCCCACCAATCCCCTCACAGCACCGTGACCCGGAACCAATCCAGagggaggtgaggaagaggaggaagaggaggaagaggaggaggaggaagcaggatgTCCAGCAGAGCcctcagtgacatcatcagaggtGGGAGGTGCCAAGATCAGGGAAGAGAGATGAGAGCCAAAGAGAGAATGTAACacctgaggggagagagagaggatgaggagcatgaagaagatgaggaggatgaaggtgatgaagtggtgaagatgaagatggtcATGATGCTGAAGGTAAAGGGGATGATGATAAAGGTGATGAGGTGGTGAagttgatgaagatgatgataaagGTGATGAGGTGgtgaaggtgatgaagatgatgataaagGTGATGaagtggtgaagatgatgaagttGATGATAAAGGTGATGAAGTGGTGAAGATGATAAAGTTGATGATAAAGGTGATGaag is a window from the Limanda limanda chromosome 22, fLimLim1.1, whole genome shotgun sequence genome containing:
- the zgc:85858 gene encoding stress-associated endoplasmic reticulum protein 2, with product MSAVQRMKVANERHSKTITQRGHVQKTTRPVNDDKSPVGPWLLALFVFVVCGSAIFQIIQSIRQGM
- the nppcl2 gene encoding C-type natriuretic peptide 2, which produces MASSSFSSFLPLLLLFLIVTVEARPSPQQDNKQVLHSLFGSHLSSLILAPPTSDDVTEGSAGHPASSSSSSSSSSSSSPPSGLVPGHGAVRGLVGKQEAVPRFFLDFLQRQAKMRRRSRKSMVGGRGCFGMKIDRIGSVSGLGC